The Pedobacter cryoconitis genome includes a window with the following:
- the proC gene encoding pyrroline-5-carboxylate reductase → MGQFTGKIAILGSGNIGISLAKGLVKANYVPAGAITLTRRTLSHLTGFANLGYQISADNAAAVAAADVIVLAVLPQQLNQLMEQISGVIDIKRHLVISVASGVSCAAIREKLGEQLEVIRAMPNTAIAIGQSMTCVAADRASAENIVEVTRMFETVGAVVKINEDLMTAATALCACGIAFFLRGIRAASQGGVEIGFHADEALKMAVQTAKGAADLLLQMQSHPEQEIDKVTSPKGCTIAGLNEMEHNGFSSSLIKGIKLSAIKAGALYTKE, encoded by the coding sequence ATGGGACAATTTACAGGCAAGATAGCGATACTGGGCAGTGGTAATATTGGAATTTCACTAGCCAAAGGATTAGTTAAAGCGAATTATGTACCTGCTGGTGCGATTACTTTAACCAGAAGGACTTTAAGTCATTTAACCGGATTTGCAAATCTTGGTTATCAGATCAGTGCTGATAATGCTGCGGCTGTAGCAGCTGCGGATGTAATTGTTCTGGCGGTTTTACCACAGCAGCTCAATCAGCTGATGGAACAAATTTCTGGTGTGATTGATATCAAACGTCATCTGGTGATTTCTGTGGCTTCAGGAGTGAGCTGTGCAGCAATCCGGGAGAAACTTGGTGAGCAATTAGAAGTTATCCGTGCAATGCCCAATACAGCTATTGCCATTGGCCAGTCTATGACCTGTGTGGCTGCGGATCGCGCTTCAGCAGAAAATATAGTTGAAGTGACCAGGATGTTTGAAACGGTTGGTGCAGTAGTTAAAATTAATGAAGACCTGATGACCGCTGCCACTGCTTTATGTGCTTGTGGTATTGCTTTCTTTTTAAGAGGTATCCGTGCAGCTTCGCAAGGTGGTGTAGAAATTGGTTTCCATGCAGATGAAGCGCTTAAAATGGCTGTTCAGACTGCAAAAGGAGCCGCAGATTTACTCTTGCAAATGCAATCGCATCCAGAGCAGGAAATTGATAAAGTAACTTCGCCAAAGGGATGTACTATTGCAGGCTTGAATGAAATGGAGCACAATGGATTCAGTTCATCCCTGATCAAAGGCATTAAGCTTTCGGCTATAAAAGCCGGGGCATTATATACAAAAGAATAA
- a CDS encoding M20 family metallo-hydrolase — translation MIETLQKDSLELLKNLISIQSFSKEEDKTADLIGQFLQERGIKIHRKLNNIWAYNQHFDASKPTVLLNSHHDTVKPNSGYTRDPYEPKIEDGKLYGLGSNDAGGCLVSLIATFLYFYAQEDLAYNICLATTAEEEISGNNGLECIIPDLGELEFAIVGEPTEMQLAIAERGLLVLDCTVTGKAGHAAREEGDNAIYKALKDIEWFRNYRFAKVSEVFGPLKMSVTIINAGSQHNVVPATCTFTVDVRVTDAYTNEEVLRIIRTHVDCDVQARSVRLKPSSIDKEHPLVQSGIALGRTTYGSPTTSDQALLSIPSVKVGPGDSARSHMADEYVFVKEIAEGIQLYIDMLKPVINGK, via the coding sequence ATGATAGAGACGCTGCAAAAAGATAGTTTGGAATTGTTGAAGAATCTGATCAGTATTCAATCTTTCAGTAAGGAAGAGGACAAAACTGCTGATCTGATCGGGCAATTTTTGCAGGAACGAGGAATTAAAATACACCGTAAGCTGAATAATATCTGGGCTTATAATCAGCATTTCGATGCAAGTAAACCTACAGTGCTTTTAAATTCGCACCATGATACGGTAAAGCCAAACTCAGGTTATACGAGAGATCCTTATGAACCGAAAATAGAAGACGGAAAGTTATATGGATTGGGAAGTAATGATGCAGGAGGCTGCCTGGTTTCACTGATTGCTACTTTTCTGTATTTCTATGCACAGGAAGATCTGGCTTATAATATCTGTTTAGCAACTACAGCCGAGGAAGAAATTTCAGGGAATAACGGACTGGAATGTATTATTCCTGATCTTGGGGAACTGGAATTTGCTATTGTTGGTGAGCCAACAGAAATGCAGCTTGCGATTGCAGAAAGAGGATTGCTGGTGCTGGATTGTACAGTTACCGGAAAAGCTGGCCACGCGGCAAGAGAAGAAGGTGATAATGCAATTTATAAAGCATTGAAAGATATTGAATGGTTCAGGAACTACCGTTTTGCAAAAGTATCTGAAGTATTCGGGCCTTTGAAAATGTCGGTTACGATTATCAATGCTGGTTCTCAGCACAACGTAGTGCCTGCAACTTGCACTTTTACCGTAGATGTAAGGGTTACTGATGCGTATACCAATGAAGAGGTGCTGCGGATTATCCGTACCCACGTGGATTGTGACGTCCAGGCACGCTCTGTCCGGTTAAAGCCTTCATCAATTGATAAAGAGCATCCGCTTGTTCAGTCTGGTATTGCATTGGGCAGAACTACTTATGGTTCGCCAACCACATCTGATCAGGCTTTATTAAGTATTCCTTCTGTAAAAGTAGGGCCTGGTGATTCAGCACGGTCACATATGGCGGATGAATATGTATTCGTTAAGGAGATTGCTGAAGGAATACAACTATATATTGATATGCTTAAACCGGTTATTAACGGGAAATAA